The Athalia rosae chromosome 7, iyAthRosa1.1, whole genome shotgun sequence genome window below encodes:
- the LOC105683227 gene encoding uncharacterized protein LOC105683227, with product MAVRLPILLLVAAACFAVSSARVFPAEPLSVVLDAYGNPVLFLREKRAPLRAPVQIPQRAMMFTGYYRPTRRSNDGDQATGVFAQGNSVSGGSYLGGARAPHLINGPQPIEEPELSSAQAEAAPQPEDGQRGSWAEEQEDRINYGQEEGHPHETPAADPEPVSNYDVDAPAAPTEDEGDRSPVPEEPTVLTKPPPAKNGKKVPGFVAPPDDDEEEDEPEEDQESYVPLRPAKGNRRQNGYTPSHNNFFPMMFSFPGLSRRASGSSGLPSGVVTAIANSYSTGKGGVASSVATAYGGTPTGKKARRVPVAED from the exons ATGGCCGTACGCCTACCAATTTTGCTGCTCGTAGCAGCCGCCTGCTTCGCCGTTTCGAGTGCTCGTGTCTTCCCCGCCGAACCAC TTTCCGTGGTCCTCGACGCTTACGGGAATCCGGTGCTGTTCCTCCGAGAGAAGCGCGCCCCTCTCAGGGCTCCCGTTCAAATTCCGCAACGCGCGATGATGTTCACCGGCTACTATCGACCCACCAGGAGATCCAACGACGGAGATCAAGCCACGGGCGTATTCGCCCAAGGGAATTCCGTCAGCGGTGGATCTTATCTAGGCGGAGCTCGCGCCCCGCACCTGATCAACGGTCCGCAACCGATCGAGGAACCCGAATTGTCCAGTGCTCAGGCTGAGGCAGCACCGCAGCCGGAAGACGGGCAACGAGGGTCCTGGGCAGAGGAGCAGGAAGACCGGATCAATTACGGACAAGAGGAG GGCCACCCTCACGAGACCCCGGCAGCCGATCCCGAGCCAGTGTCGAATTACGACGTCGACGCTCCCGCGGCCCCGACCGAAGACGAGGGTGACCGTTCCCCGGTACCCGAGGAACCCACGGTCCTGACGAAACCTCCTCCTGCGAAAAACGGCAAGAAAGTCCCCGGGTTCGTGGCACctcccgacgacgacgaggaggaagaTGAACCCGAGGAGGATCAGGAATCTTACGTACCTTTGCGCCCCGCGAAGGGAAACCGCCGACAGAACGGATACACCCCGAGTCACAACAATTTCTTCCCAATGATGTTCAGTTTCCCAGGATTGTCGAGACGCGCGTCCGGATCCTCCGGTTTGCCCTCGGGCGTTGTCACCGCCATAGCTAACAGCTATTCCACGGGAAAGGGCGGCGTCGCTAGTTCCGTTGCAACTGCCTACGGAGGTACACCAACGGG GAAGAAAGCGAGGCGCGTTCCCGTTGCCGAAGATTAA
- the LOC105683307 gene encoding uncharacterized protein LOC105683307: MARKIPVLFLLVISCVCVLVNASDSTFGQKLGPGQTFEEVIVSSDLNVRRKSKEHRQGKKLLTNIPLETTNQSRNPTGSRLISNHGSRVTPERRNRRNISAETQTRPGRP; the protein is encoded by the exons ATGGCCCGCAAAATTCCCGTCTTGTTTTTACTGGTAATCAGCTGCGTCTGCGTTCTCGTCAACGCTTCGGATTCAACATTCGGCCAAAAAC TAGGCCCCGGGCAGACTTTCGAGGAGGTAATCGTTTCGTCCGATTTGAACGTCCGCAGGAAATCGAAGGAACATCGCCAGGGCAAGAAATTGTTGACGAATATTCCACTCGAAACGACAAACCAATCCAGGAATCCCACCGGTTCCCGGCTCATTTCTAACCACGGTAGCCGCGTCACTCCGGAAAGAAGAAACCGACGTAACATTTCTGCCGAAACACAG ACTCGACCCGGTAGGCCCTAG
- the LOC125501704 gene encoding heterogeneous nuclear ribonucleoprotein A3 homolog 1-like — protein MARVSPFCIALLVVCGLARTWAQPSDVLESGANPASVALAVETPEENASVARDQRSPQFGFDNYDYSDGRGAGPRRFPNRRKHKPFGHGCRKHHGCVGSHNKPGYGGGHGGSAASASAGSSGGGNYGESSSYAEATSIGFGPITISQAQAHSQSSNGGGRYGDYGGYGRYQRFYR, from the exons ATGGCTAGAGTATCCCCGTTCTGCATCGCGCTTCTCGTCGTCTGCGGCTTGGCCCGGACTTGGGCTCAACCTTCGGACGTCCTCGAATCCGGAGCGAATCCCGCCTCGGTTGCGTTGGCTGTGGAAACCCCCGAAGAAAATG CGTCCGTCGCCAGAGATCAGAGATCGCCTCAATTCGGCTTCGATAACTACGATTATTCCGACGGTCGAGGAGCGGGTCCTCGTCGCTTTCCGAACAGAAGGAAGCACAAGCCATTCGGTCACGGGTGTCGGAAGCATCACGGCTGCGTCGG ATCGCACAACAAACCGGGTTACGGCGGAGGTCACGGAGGGTCGGCAGCCTCGGCGTCGGCGGGTTCCTCCGGGGGTGGGAATTACGGTGAGAGCAGCAGCTACGCCGAAGCTACGAGTATCGGTTTCGGGCCCATAACGATCAGCCAGGCTCAGGCTCATTCTCAGTCATCGAACGGAGGTGGAAGATACGGCGATTACGGAGGCTACGGACGATATCAAAG GTTCTACCGCTGA
- the LOC105683229 gene encoding histidine-rich glycoprotein-like, translating into MAKYFVLFLIVAAATASPAPYGIHGHHDEHDGHIGVQHDQHEHSLDLGSHHETHGELEHGHKVEHGHENVGHGHENVGHGHENVGHGHDEDEHTHKGVEYGQVVLDHAGSNHGSHHHGHEHQHGGLVKGHGSDHDSDEHHDSHEDDHEDHHHHHDHHGY; encoded by the exons atggcaaagtaTTTTGTACTGTTCCTGATAGTTGCCGCAGCAACCGCATCACCTGCAC CTTACGGAATCCATGGTCATCACGATGAGCACGATGGCCACATCGGCGTCCAGCACGATCAGCACGAGCACTCCCTCGATTTGGGCTCCCATCACGAGACGCACGGCGAACTTGAACACGggcacaaagtcgaacacggTCATGAAAACGTCGGACATGGACATGAAAACGTCGGACATGGACATGAAAACGTCGGACACGGACATGACGAAGATGAACATACCCATAAAGGAGTAGAATACGGCCAAGTCGTCCTGGACCATGCGGGTAGCAATCACGGAAGTCATCATCACGGACACGAACACCAGCACGGTGGATTAGTAAAGGGTCACGGATCGGATCACGATTCGGATGAACATCACGATTCCCACGAAGATGATCACGAGgaccaccatcatcatcatga TCATCATGGGTATTAA
- the LOC105683231 gene encoding dormancy-associated protein 2-like, with protein sequence MIKIVFVLLVALAAIATAMPNPGLYGGYSHGGGGHDGYGGHGHHQGHGGSHGGHVDYHHGGHGGYGGDHHGGYGGSHGDYGGYHQGHGGHVDYHHGHGGYGHGK encoded by the exons ATGATCAAGATCGTCTTCGTCCTGCTCGTCGCACTCGCCGCCATCGCTACAGCCATGC CGAACCCCGGGTTGTACGGTGGATATTCGCACGGAGGTGGCGGACACGACGGGTACGGAGGACACGGTCATCACCAGGGACACGGTGGAAGTCACGGTGGACACGTCGATTACCATCACGGAGGACACGGGGGATACGGGGGAGATCACCACGGAGGGTACGGAGGAAGTCACGGTGACTACGGTGGTTATCACCAGGGACACGGTGGACACGTCGATTATCATCATGGACACGGAGGATACGGacacggaaaataa
- the LOC105683305 gene encoding uncharacterized transmembrane protein DDB_G0289901-like isoform X1, translating to MELAKCSVTFIALLLVTDGVFAEPGLLGGLLDPLGIFHPRGNGNNARADSESLSTGFNLGGLGFGASLAHSSASANSNAGGGSASANAQSKANYGYGGYGGANANAQSSASADSGQNGYGGSDANAKSEASASSGGYGSSGSNAAADSSAKGLTYGNGGNGGYGNYGGNYGAGGNGYQQQRQTGDHGNSYGNANAGSSNGQSQVHRTGPQIAGGSYGEGQGQYQYGQGQSQYGQGQSQYSQGNAQHTQGHSHYDYRGQSQYGEGLLTHNREHGSGSGEGQVVVVPIFIDGPGFGVNPGSHPPAHPHPHHRPRPRPGPGPGPRPYQQQYSQPDEIIIITEVEPGVAHGSEFGLGFQGQVGGQNNYHSNPFLGSGSSDAYGNAGATAQSQAESNAGSSGTAYLGSTQGNKAGNYVGSYGQNNQNNAVSQGQGYGQNQRTEGSVNPFFNSQSASSSNANSNAGANAAYGQKGTGVTNAGTLEAHGIPGVDSTVLGSYDQKSDTNANVEGTLHLGGSGSLHTVPGVSSTVLGGSYDQQYGGQSGGQYGGSSGMNANAGNHYGIPGVSSTVLGGSYDQKSESNSNYQGNLQLSGSGSLGGVPGVSSTVLGGSDDRQSSGNYGGGSYGGTPGTSSSNAASNANANSGSGGAGYGNYGSGANTGGHGNGGSSDAVGDAISSVFGSGGSSGNLQATSSSKSSSEVSGGAGSSNAVSDAISSVFGSGLSGSAQASSSSKASSSSGSGNAIALSSATSSANSGAGHGGAQANANANSEAQSGGYGQNFESKSSASSQATIDTRNMLVFSA from the exons ATGGAATTAGCGAAGTGTTCAGTGACGTTTATCGCCTTACTTTTAGTGACTGACGGCGTCTTCGCCGAACCAG GTTTACTGGGAGGTCTTCTGGACCCTCTGGGTATCTTTCATCCCCGAGGAAACGGGAACAACGCGCGCGCCGACAGCGAATCCCTCAGCACGGGCTTCAACCTCGGAGGTCTCGGCTTCGGAGCCAGTCTGGCGCACTCCTCGGCATCGGCTAATTCCAACGCCGGGGGTGGTTCCGCCTCCGCGAACGCCCAGTCGAAGGCGAATTACGGATACGGTGGTTACGGCGGGGCGAACGCGAACGCTCAGTCCTCCGCTTCAGCCGATTCCGGACAAAACG GATACGGCGGGTCTGACGCGAACGCAAAATCCGAGGCCTCCGCTTCTTCCGGAGGATACGGAAGTTCCGGGAGTAACGCCGCCGCCGACTCGAGCGCGAAGGGTTTGACCTACGGTAACGGAGGGAACGGAGGCTACGGGAATTACGGAGGAAACTACGGCGCAGGTGGCAACGGTTACCAGCAACAACGGCAAACCGGCGACCACGGGAATTCCTACGGGAACGCTAACGCGGGAAGCTCGAACGGTCAAAGTCAAGTTCATCGGACTGGTCCTCAAATAGCGGGCGGCAGTTACGGCGAGGGTCAAGGACAATATCAATACGGCCAAGGGCAATCTCAGTACGGCCAAGGGCAATCTCAGTACAGTCAAGGTAATGCTCAGCATACTCAAGGTCATTCTCACTACGACTATCGGGGTCAATCCCAGTACGGAGAAGGTCTACTAACCCATAATCGAGAACACGGCTCCGGAAGCGGCGAAGGTCAAGTCGTGGTGGTGCCGATATTTATCGATGGCCCCGGATTCGGAGTAAATCCCGGATCGCATCCTCCCGCTCATCCCCATCCTCAtcatcgtcctcgtcctcgtcccgGTCCCGGTCCCGGTCCTCGGCCATACCAGCAACAATACTCGCAGCCTGAcgaaataatcataatcacaGAAGTTGAACCAG GCGTTGCTCACGGCAGTGAATTCGGTCTGGGATTCCAAGGTCAAGTCGGAGGTCAAAACAACTACCACTCCAACCCGTTCCTCGGCAGCGGATCGTCGGACGCTTATGGAAACGCAGGAGCGACGGCGCAGAGTCAAGCCGAAAGCAATGCCGGTTCTTCGGGAACTGCATACCTCGGATCCACGCAGGGAAATAAGGCCGGCAACTACGTGGGATCGTACGGCCAAAACAACCAAAACAACGCCGTTAGTCAGGGTCAAGGTTACGGTCAAAATCAACGTACCGAGGGCAGCGTGAACCCCTTTTTCAACTCGCAATCAGCTTCTTCCTCCAACGCCAATTCCAACGCCGGTGCGAATGCGGCGTACGGACAGAAAGGCACGGGAGTAACGAACGCGGGAACCTTGGAAGCCCACGGTATTCCCGGGGTGGATTCCACGGTGCTGGGAAGCTACGACCAAAAAAGCGACACCAACGCCAATGTCGAGGGGACCTTGCATCTCGGGGGCTCCGGATCCCTTCATACTGTTCCGGGAGTGTCCTCGACGGTTCTAGGTGGCTCGTACGACCAGCAGTACGGTGGGCAGAGCGGTGGGCAGTACGGTGGTTCCTCAGGGATGAACGCGAACGCCGGCAACCATTACGGCATCCCCGGGGTTTCCTCGACGGTACTGGGGGGATCGTACGATCAGAAGAGCGAGTCGAATTCCAATTACCAAGGTAACTTGCAACTGAGTGGCTCCGGGTCTCTCGGCGGCGTTCCGGGCGTTTCTTCCACCGTCCTCGGTGGCTCCGACGATCGGCAATCCAGCGGCAACTACGGCGGTGGAAGTTACGGAGGAACTCCGGGCACCTCGTCGTCGAACGCCGCTTCGAACGCCAACGCGAATTCGGGAAGCGGCGGCGCGGGCTACGGCAACTACGGGAGCGGAGCGAACACCGGGGGCCACGGGAACGGCGGATCTTCCGACGCGGTCGGCGACGCGATCTCCTCGGTCTTCGGATCGGGCGGTTCGTCCGGCAACCTTCAGGCGACCAGTTCCAGCAAATCGTCGTCGGAAGTTTCGGGTGGTGCCGGAAGTTCGAACGCCGTTTCCGATGCGATCTCTTCCGTGTTTGGATCCGGACTCTCCGGGTCGGCGCAGGCTTCCAGTTCGAGCAAGGCGAGTTCCTCGAGCGGATCCGGGAACGCGATCGCTTTGTCCTCGGCAACGTCGTCGGCGAACTCGGGGGCGGGACACGGCGGAGCACAGGCTAACGCGAACGCCAACTCCGAGGCTCAGAGCGGCGGCTACGgacaaaatttcgaatcgaaaagtTCTGCTTCTAGTCAGGCCACGATCGATACCAGAAACATGCTCGTTTTTAGCGCTTAA
- the LOC105683230 gene encoding uncharacterized protein LOC105683230, protein MSLLARQVVMLLFTALVLIIASATAEQTWTAENQEDPTSQYVGPPEGNFAMLEQARRKIARLSPQARRFLFSPTIHNTIKNSNENKNSNDLGRPDDEDDDNDYRNPPNQSYGSLFPQLIGYLNRRSGTIEPGNLAKGNRLCFTME, encoded by the exons ATGTCGTTACTCGCACGCCAAGTCGTCATGCTATTATTTACCGCGTTGGTTTTGATCATCGCGTCAGCGACCGCTGAG CAAACTTGGACTGCGGAAAATCAAGAGGATCCTACCAGCCAGTACGTTGGTCCACCGGAGGGCAATTTtgc AATGCTCGAGCAGGCTAGGAGAAAAATAGCACGCCTCAGCCCTCAGGCGAGACGCTTTCTTTTCAGCCCCACGATTCATAACACCATCaagaattcgaacgaaaacaaaaacagcaaCGACCTGGGAAGACCCGACGATGaagacgacgacaacgactaCCGAAATCCTCCGAATCAATCTTACGGCTCGCTATTTCC GCAACTCATAGGCTACCTGAACCGTCGTTCAGGGACGATTGAACCCGGCAACTTGGCGAAAGGAAATAGACTCTGTTTCACCATGGAGTAA
- the LOC125501707 gene encoding uncharacterized protein LOC125501707 → MKVALIFFCILVAVATAAPSRFRNRRGAASLAESEADNRSVGFDTPLGKLGVYGSSSSARAKAVAVDDPHGDLSQTGFKRERKLPHPILNPIGTAYELASRVAG, encoded by the exons ATGAAAGTagctctgatttttttctgcattctCGTCGCCGTTGCGACTGCGGCTCCGTCGCGGTTCC GTAATCGTCGAGGAGCGGCATCGCTCGCCGAAAGTGAAGCCGATAATCGAAG CGTTGGGTTCGATACGCCGCTGGGTAAGCTCGGTGTTTACGGTTCCTCGTCGAGTGCCAGGGCGAAGGCGGTAGCGGTCGACGATCCCCACGGGGACTTGAGCCAAACAGGATTTAAACGGGAACGTAAACTTCCTCACCCGATCCTGAACCCCATCGGAACGGCGTACGAACTGGCGAGCCGAGTCGCCGGTTAG
- the LOC105683305 gene encoding uncharacterized transmembrane protein DDB_G0289901-like isoform X2, which produces MELAKCSVTFIALLLVTDGVFAEPGLLGGLLDPLGIFHPRGNGNNARADSESLSTGFNLGGLGFGASLAHSSASANSNAGGGSASANAQSKANYGYGGYGGANANAQSSASADSGQNGYGGSDANAKSEASASSGGYGSSGSNAAADSSAKGLTYGNGGNGGYGNYGGNYGAGGNGYQQQRQTGDHGNSYGNANAGSSNGQSQVHRTGPQIAGGSYGEGQGQYQYGQGQSQYGQGQSQYSQGVAHGSEFGLGFQGQVGGQNNYHSNPFLGSGSSDAYGNAGATAQSQAESNAGSSGTAYLGSTQGNKAGNYVGSYGQNNQNNAVSQGQGYGQNQRTEGSVNPFFNSQSASSSNANSNAGANAAYGQKGTGVTNAGTLEAHGIPGVDSTVLGSYDQKSDTNANVEGTLHLGGSGSLHTVPGVSSTVLGGSYDQQYGGQSGGQYGGSSGMNANAGNHYGIPGVSSTVLGGSYDQKSESNSNYQGNLQLSGSGSLGGVPGVSSTVLGGSDDRQSSGNYGGGSYGGTPGTSSSNAASNANANSGSGGAGYGNYGSGANTGGHGNGGSSDAVGDAISSVFGSGGSSGNLQATSSSKSSSEVSGGAGSSNAVSDAISSVFGSGLSGSAQASSSSKASSSSGSGNAIALSSATSSANSGAGHGGAQANANANSEAQSGGYGQNFESKSSASSQATIDTRNMLVFSA; this is translated from the exons ATGGAATTAGCGAAGTGTTCAGTGACGTTTATCGCCTTACTTTTAGTGACTGACGGCGTCTTCGCCGAACCAG GTTTACTGGGAGGTCTTCTGGACCCTCTGGGTATCTTTCATCCCCGAGGAAACGGGAACAACGCGCGCGCCGACAGCGAATCCCTCAGCACGGGCTTCAACCTCGGAGGTCTCGGCTTCGGAGCCAGTCTGGCGCACTCCTCGGCATCGGCTAATTCCAACGCCGGGGGTGGTTCCGCCTCCGCGAACGCCCAGTCGAAGGCGAATTACGGATACGGTGGTTACGGCGGGGCGAACGCGAACGCTCAGTCCTCCGCTTCAGCCGATTCCGGACAAAACG GATACGGCGGGTCTGACGCGAACGCAAAATCCGAGGCCTCCGCTTCTTCCGGAGGATACGGAAGTTCCGGGAGTAACGCCGCCGCCGACTCGAGCGCGAAGGGTTTGACCTACGGTAACGGAGGGAACGGAGGCTACGGGAATTACGGAGGAAACTACGGCGCAGGTGGCAACGGTTACCAGCAACAACGGCAAACCGGCGACCACGGGAATTCCTACGGGAACGCTAACGCGGGAAGCTCGAACGGTCAAAGTCAAGTTCATCGGACTGGTCCTCAAATAGCGGGCGGCAGTTACGGCGAGGGTCAAGGACAATATCAATACGGCCAAGGGCAATCTCAGTACGGCCAAGGGCAATCTCAGTACAGTCAAG GCGTTGCTCACGGCAGTGAATTCGGTCTGGGATTCCAAGGTCAAGTCGGAGGTCAAAACAACTACCACTCCAACCCGTTCCTCGGCAGCGGATCGTCGGACGCTTATGGAAACGCAGGAGCGACGGCGCAGAGTCAAGCCGAAAGCAATGCCGGTTCTTCGGGAACTGCATACCTCGGATCCACGCAGGGAAATAAGGCCGGCAACTACGTGGGATCGTACGGCCAAAACAACCAAAACAACGCCGTTAGTCAGGGTCAAGGTTACGGTCAAAATCAACGTACCGAGGGCAGCGTGAACCCCTTTTTCAACTCGCAATCAGCTTCTTCCTCCAACGCCAATTCCAACGCCGGTGCGAATGCGGCGTACGGACAGAAAGGCACGGGAGTAACGAACGCGGGAACCTTGGAAGCCCACGGTATTCCCGGGGTGGATTCCACGGTGCTGGGAAGCTACGACCAAAAAAGCGACACCAACGCCAATGTCGAGGGGACCTTGCATCTCGGGGGCTCCGGATCCCTTCATACTGTTCCGGGAGTGTCCTCGACGGTTCTAGGTGGCTCGTACGACCAGCAGTACGGTGGGCAGAGCGGTGGGCAGTACGGTGGTTCCTCAGGGATGAACGCGAACGCCGGCAACCATTACGGCATCCCCGGGGTTTCCTCGACGGTACTGGGGGGATCGTACGATCAGAAGAGCGAGTCGAATTCCAATTACCAAGGTAACTTGCAACTGAGTGGCTCCGGGTCTCTCGGCGGCGTTCCGGGCGTTTCTTCCACCGTCCTCGGTGGCTCCGACGATCGGCAATCCAGCGGCAACTACGGCGGTGGAAGTTACGGAGGAACTCCGGGCACCTCGTCGTCGAACGCCGCTTCGAACGCCAACGCGAATTCGGGAAGCGGCGGCGCGGGCTACGGCAACTACGGGAGCGGAGCGAACACCGGGGGCCACGGGAACGGCGGATCTTCCGACGCGGTCGGCGACGCGATCTCCTCGGTCTTCGGATCGGGCGGTTCGTCCGGCAACCTTCAGGCGACCAGTTCCAGCAAATCGTCGTCGGAAGTTTCGGGTGGTGCCGGAAGTTCGAACGCCGTTTCCGATGCGATCTCTTCCGTGTTTGGATCCGGACTCTCCGGGTCGGCGCAGGCTTCCAGTTCGAGCAAGGCGAGTTCCTCGAGCGGATCCGGGAACGCGATCGCTTTGTCCTCGGCAACGTCGTCGGCGAACTCGGGGGCGGGACACGGCGGAGCACAGGCTAACGCGAACGCCAACTCCGAGGCTCAGAGCGGCGGCTACGgacaaaatttcgaatcgaaaagtTCTGCTTCTAGTCAGGCCACGATCGATACCAGAAACATGCTCGTTTTTAGCGCTTAA